Part of the Mycolicibacterium mageritense genome is shown below.
TGGACGACCTGGGGCATCCGGATGGATCGCCCGATATGGACGGCCCGCCGCCGAGCGAGGACTTCGGCAGGCAACCCCCGCAGGACATGGCTGCCGAGCAGTCCGTGCTGGGCGGCATGCTGCTCTCCAAGGACGCCATCGCCGACGTGCTGGAGCGGCTGCGGCCCGGCGACTTCTACCGCCCCGCGCACCAGAACATCTACGACGCGATCCTGGATCTCTACGGCCGCGGTGAACCCGCCGACGCCGTTACCGTCGCGGCAGAACTCGACCGGCGCGGTCTGCTGCGCCGCATCGGCGGCGCGCCCTACCTGCACACCCTGATCTCGACGGTGCCCACGGCGGCCAACGCGGGTTTCTACGCGGGCATCGTGGCCGAGAAGGCACTGCTGCGCAGGCTCGTGGAGGCCGGCACCCGCGTCGTGCAGTACGGCTACGCCGGGGCCGACGGCGCCGACGTGAGCGACGTCGTTGACCGCGCGCAGGCCGAGATCTACGACGTCACCGAACGCCGCGCCTCAGAGGACTTCGTGCCGCTCGAGGATCTGCTGCAGCCCACCATGGACGAGATCGATGCGATCGCGTCGCAGGGGGGCATCTCGCGTGGTGTGCCGACCGGTTTCACCGAGCTCGACGAGATCACCAACGGCCTGCACGCCGGCCAGATGATCATCATCGCGGCGCGCCCCGGTGTGGGGAAATCGACTCTGGGGCTTGACTTTATGCGGTCCTGCTCCATCAAGCACCGAATGGCCAGCGTCATCTTCTCGCTGGAAATGAGCAAGTCCGAGATCGTCATGCGGCTGCTCTCGGCCGAGGCGAAGATCAAGCTGGGCGACATGCGTTCGGGTCGGATGAGCGACGACGACTGGACCAAGCTCGCCCGCCGGATGAGCGAGATCAGCGAGGCCCCGCTGTACATCGATGATTCGCCGAACCTGACCATGATGGAGATCCGAGCCAAAGGGCGGCGGCTGGCCCAAAAGGCGGATCTGCGCCTCGTCGTGGTCGACTACATGCAGCTGATGAGTTCTGGAAAGAAGTATGAATCTCGTCAGCAAGAAGTGTCGGACTTTTCGCGTAGCCTCAAATTGATGGCAAAAGAATTGGACGTCCCCGTGGTGGCAATTAGCCAGCTTAACCGTGGACCTGAACAACGCACAGATAAGCGCCCGCAAGTCTCTGACCTGCGCGAATCCGGATCACTTGAACAAGATGCGGATATGGTAATGCTTTTACATCGGCCCGATGCATTTGACCGAGAAGACCCGCGCGGCGGCGAAGCGGACATTATTCTCGGCAAACATAGAAATGGCCCTACTGCGACAATTACGGTCGCACACCAATTGCATTTGTCACGATTTACGAATATGGCGCGATAGCGTGAGCGGACTGTAGGTTCTCAAGTTTGACTGCACTTTCTCAAGTTCGGCTGCACTAGGACTGCACTTGTGCAGTGAACGTGAGACACACCGGGGACGGATCGGTGGATTCCGCCCGTGAGATGAGATGGTCGAGGTGTGTCCGGTGGTGGACGGGCCGCCGACGCGACGGTTTCCGTCCGAAACAAGGAGACCCTGGCCGAGTATTCGACCGACTGGGGTCTCGTGACCACCGATCTGCTCAGCGCGGCGATGCCCTGGAGAACGTTTAGGTGGTATCGCGGGCAGAAGCACTACTCGGGCACCTACTGGTCGTCGACCGAACGGTCTCACGTCATCTACGAGTCTCGCCTGGAATTGGCCCGGCTGCAGTACGCGGATTTCGATGTCGCAGTGCGACGTATCGTCGCGCAGCCGTTTCTCTTGAAGACGAGAGTCGATCGGCGAGTGCGTCGGCATGTGCCGGACTTCTTGCTCATCGATGAGCAAGGGATCCATCGTTGGAGACGTCAAACCCCTTGCACGGCTGGGTAAACCAAAGGTCTCTTTCACACTTGACTGGACCAGGAAGATCGTGGAGGGACATGGCTGGCGTTACGAAGTCTGGAGCGAACCGTCGGCGACGGAACTCGAGAATGTCCGCTTCCTCGCGGGCTTCCGTAATCCAAGGTGTTTCAACGACGAGCTAGTGGAATCGATCCGGCAGCACGAACTCGCCGGCCGCACTTTGGGCGAGGCTTTGAGTATCGACTTCGGCGCACCACCTGCCCTGGTGCGCTCTGCTGTCTTCCACGCGATCTGGAACCAGTACTTCACCGTCGATATGGTGGAGCCACTGACGAGATCAGCGATCCTGACGAAAGGGCCGGGAGCATGAGCAATTCCGCTGTGCGAGTGGGAGTGGGCACGCGGGTGGTCTTCGACGGCGAGCTCCTGGAGGTCGCCGAACTACATGCGGGACAGTTGGGCACCGAGACCGTGCTGCGATCATGCCGAGGGCAGAGCGGATTCGTGCGAATAGCACTGCACGAATTGCTGATGAGCCGGCGAGCGAGCCTTGTCGCGGACACACACGGCGGAGGCGGCCCGGATGATGCCGGGGAGCCCGCTGACGTTGTGCTGTCGGCGATATCCGAATCGGACAGAGCGATCATCGCCGAACGAGCGGCGCACGTGCGTGAGGTCTTGACCGGGTACCGATCAGGGGCAGCGGAGCTGGCGGCGCCCGACGAACCGCGGCCGTCCTACGACGTGCGGCTCGCGCTCACCGAACGATATAAGGCGAAAGCGGCTGAGCTCGAAGTGAGTCTGCGCACTATCAAGCAGTGGGTCGCAGACTTTCGTCAACACGGAGAAGCAGGTCTCGCCCGCAGTGCTGTCAGCCGCCAAAAGCCGCTGGGGCTCGTCGATGAGCGCTGGGTGGAAACCGCACTCGAAGTCATGGTCGAACACACCGAACAATCACGGCCCTCGCGACTCATGGTGATCGACCGGACCAACGCCCGGGTCGTTGCGCGCTACGGGCCGGACGCAGTCAAGCAGCCCAGCCGCGCCACTGCGTATCGAATTCTCGAGCAGTTGGAGAACCGGCATCCAACCTTCCGGTTGAGTACGAAGAGGAACCGCGACATCGCTGATCGGCCGGATGACCCGTACGGGAAGCTGCGCCCGACCCGGCCAGGCGAATACCTACTGATGGACACCACGCGGCTGGACGTGTTCGCGCTGGACCCGATCACTCTGCGGTGGGTGCAGGCCGAACTCACGATCGGGATGGGTTGGTACACGCGCTGTGTAACCGGGATCCGGGTAACGCCGGTGTCTACGAAGTCGGTGGACGCTGGATCTGTGTTGTATCAGGTTTATAGGCCGCGTCCCGCGGGAAAGGACTGGCCAGCTCATGCGGTATGGCCTGAGCAGGGCGTCCCGCGATCGGTCCTGATCGATGTCGATGCGGTGGAAGAACCTCAGCGAAGAGGCCTACGACGACTACAATCGTCAACGCCGCGAATGGCACGCCAATCTCGGCCCGATCAAGACACCGCAGCTGGCTGCCCTGCATGAAGACTTGTGGGACATCGTTGACAGCAACGCCCAGGACGGCGACAAGGCCAAAGGCGCGGTGCCGATCGACGCATTTCCCGGACTAGGGAAGACGTGCTCCCGAGTCGATTCTGATCGTCGAGAACCGCAAACTCGGTCACACCCTGGACATCCTCGCACCCGGCCTGGCCGTGCTCTATGGGTTGGGATCCGGCGTCACCTCACTGGCGGATCTGCGGTGGACCGCCCGCGAAGACGCTCATGTACTGGGGAGACATCGACCGTGCCGGCCTGGCCATACTCGCCTCGCTGCGCCGCGGCGGAATGAACGTGAAGTCTGTCCTGATGGATGAACAAACCTGGGACCGCTACCCCAACCAGCAGCACGACAGCGCGCGCGACCAAGGCCTCAGCGACGCCGACGTGCCAGTGGGCCTGCATGATTCCGAGCGGAGGATCTACGAGCGACTCAATGAGGAGCACCGCTACCGCGGCAAGGACCGTCAATTGGAACAGGAACACATCCCCATCGCGGATGTAATCACGGCCCTCAGGGCGTTTGTTGTTTGCAGACCTCAACGCACGTGATTCTATTCGGAAGTGACCCTAACGCTTGTGCAAGCATTGAGCGTCCAATCGAGCGAGATCTTGCAAAGATCCAGGGGGCACTGTGACGGTTAGTGATGACACGACGGGCAACGCCGACGCCTTTGGATTCGGACTTCACGGCATCCGAATCGGAGGGGGTGAGATGCTGCCACTTCCGGGGCCGGGGAGTGTCACGGCGGTGGTCGGTGCGAACAACGTCGGCAAAACGACGCTCCTCAACAACATCGTCCAGATTTTGCGGTCTCAATCGCTAGCGAGGTCGGACGCGCCATGCGTTGTCACCGAGATGCTGAGCCCTTGGGGAGGCACCCCGGAGGACATGATGGCCTGGCTCAGGGCCAACGCGCGATTTGAGGAGCGCGACGGGCGCACCCAGATCAATCGCAAGCAGCAGGCTTACCAAGCGAATATCGTGGCCGCATGGCGTCGGGACAGTCCGACCCCGATGAGCCTCACGCCGTGGTTCGTGTCTCACCAACGGCCCGCCGAGCGCATCGAAGTCTGTCAAGGGACGGGCCAGTTGGCCACGATTGGGGATGCGCCGACACATCCGATGCACGTCATACGCACCGATGAGAAAGCCCGCCGTCAAGTGCATGAAGTGGCCGAAAAGATCTTCGGCATCAACCTGTACCTCGATGTACTTGCTTCAAATCTTTACTACCGCATCGGAGACCCCGGTCTTCCAACCCCTAGTGTCAATGAAGTAACTGCCGACTACGCCCACGCGGTTGCCGAGTTGCCGATGTTGAATGATCAAGGCGACGGTATCCGCTCGACTCTTGGCCTACTCATTCCCCTGATCACAGACAACATGCCGTTGACTTTGATTGATGAGCCCGAGGCGTTTCTACATCCCCCGCAGGCCAGGATCGTCGGCAGCGAGATCGGAAAAACTGTACAGGAGAACCAATCTCAGGTGATTCTGGCAACGCACGACAAGAACATATTGCTTGGTTTGATTGAAAGTGGTGCACCAGTCACGATTATTCACCTGACACGCACCGACGAAGGTGCCGAAGCCAAGCAACTCAAGGTCGATGATGTTAAGGCGCTATGGGAAGACATCACGCTCCGGTACGGGGACGCACTGGATGGGCTGTTTCACTCAGCTGTAATCATTACCGAAGGCGACCGTGACTCACACTTCTATGCGGCCGCGATCGACACAGTGCACACCGATAGCTCCCCAGATTCGCCAGCCCACAACCTGATGTTCGTTGGCAGCAACGGCAAACAGAATCTGGCGAAATATGTTGCACGACTTGATGCTCTCGGAGTGCGCACCGTCACCTGTCCTGATCT
Proteins encoded:
- the dnaB gene encoding replicative DNA helicase; its protein translation is MAVVDDLGHPDGSPDMDGPPPSEDFGRQPPQDMAAEQSVLGGMLLSKDAIADVLERLRPGDFYRPAHQNIYDAILDLYGRGEPADAVTVAAELDRRGLLRRIGGAPYLHTLISTVPTAANAGFYAGIVAEKALLRRLVEAGTRVVQYGYAGADGADVSDVVDRAQAEIYDVTERRASEDFVPLEDLLQPTMDEIDAIASQGGISRGVPTGFTELDEITNGLHAGQMIIIAARPGVGKSTLGLDFMRSCSIKHRMASVIFSLEMSKSEIVMRLLSAEAKIKLGDMRSGRMSDDDWTKLARRMSEISEAPLYIDDSPNLTMMEIRAKGRRLAQKADLRLVVVDYMQLMSSGKKYESRQQEVSDFSRSLKLMAKELDVPVVAISQLNRGPEQRTDKRPQVSDLRESGSLEQDADMVMLLHRPDAFDREDPRGGEADIILGKHRNGPTATITVAHQLHLSRFTNMAR
- a CDS encoding AAA family ATPase, producing the protein MTVSDDTTGNADAFGFGLHGIRIGGGEMLPLPGPGSVTAVVGANNVGKTTLLNNIVQILRSQSLARSDAPCVVTEMLSPWGGTPEDMMAWLRANARFEERDGRTQINRKQQAYQANIVAAWRRDSPTPMSLTPWFVSHQRPAERIEVCQGTGQLATIGDAPTHPMHVIRTDEKARRQVHEVAEKIFGINLYLDVLASNLYYRIGDPGLPTPSVNEVTADYAHAVAELPMLNDQGDGIRSTLGLLIPLITDNMPLTLIDEPEAFLHPPQARIVGSEIGKTVQENQSQVILATHDKNILLGLIESGAPVTIIHLTRTDEGAEAKQLKVDDVKALWEDITLRYGDALDGLFHSAVIITEGDRDSHFYAAAIDTVHTDSSPDSPAHNLMFVGSNGKQNLAKYVARLDALGVRTVTCPDLDILNDAKKLRALVEAHGGDWSQIESDYKKATAEFLGVPKPPTVESVATAIEAIFDQNVDEVLTEGLARRIADAVKLPATGWGGLKSYGTLAFKADKAAAARLLDALDLMGIVTVRVGVLENFLTTKSAPKGPGWLPIAFAENAHTTAAAREQARRLLTAAGVP
- a CDS encoding Wadjet anti-phage system protein JetD domain-containing protein, which gives rise to MYWGDIDRAGLAILASLRRGGMNVKSVLMDEQTWDRYPNQQHDSARDQGLSDADVPVGLHDSERRIYERLNEEHRYRGKDRQLEQEHIPIADVITALRAFVVCRPQRT
- a CDS encoding TnsA-like heteromeric transposase endonuclease subunit, which encodes MPWRTFRWYRGQKHYSGTYWSSTERSHVIYESRLELARLQYADFDVAVRRIVAQPFLLKTRVDRRVRRHVPDFLLIDEQGIHRWRRQTPCTAG